One Apis cerana isolate GH-2021 linkage group LG15, AcerK_1.0, whole genome shotgun sequence DNA window includes the following coding sequences:
- the LOC108000518 gene encoding cilia- and flagella-associated protein 43-like isoform X3: MSLETIKTSWIKFGNCRDFVLIGKDTIAIASGIYIRFHEFGCKETRVERFDGGERGDGACCLAGLPVAPIFSVVERKCNPKISVFAYPTMRRISRCTGSEEEIGYLCCAFAGTEYLIGQGTYPDFCLLLWNWRTGERLTKINGMDVTKFDINCTRITCSTDSSQLMTQFVTSTGMLSVYRVLACSKTVRLFPIETCFERIPVACSWFVDGSLLCCDEYGTVWSIDFEEKHRIRTVVQASPFDHVPLDKNPNLVCHADGVLLASTSNHRIQATFYRKWRKDRNDEWKTAWNILLPSYPRHAESDPSHDRILILGENGDLYELLDALSDNPRLEFLIIQKNVKYVNIVSLQKSYLGTLDQDDRFAILDVRTGNLVCPPTLLAHHGKVADLASHPVLPITLSCSITGNCLLIDSSTLTHNPRITTCVHLQREALDRIKFSEEGRLFGVASFQIGRLFLLQVCIASNEPKKRMRVASWLQLERKIIDFLIYEMNEDRSAKVLFLVGNEKSSDPRAGNEIIVYSCQLFDRDPCVETADRSIKLLTSFERLHHGRESSREIIGIPYLTKQLHRIELKENFQAALLVEALPSLHQTKGIMVSFHRSKSHDIPNLITCGFDGLIVRRDCDELRRVFNLFAAHHRAEGGCRFASLVDDSTIVSLGRNGDLVANRVLARDTRGSRTTSCEGRKIERVDTMEVEEDQEAETWIEEAIRKRSMTEERETTRLSVLKDWNELKTRVKTLLDENEEAPPSTRLPISAFDVDKEGRELALEAAKTKERQLARDAEERIAQLQRSICYLRERFLDPLIVPPRSIYSFFDQSKVTNYPLMQSTPREAEFPSQFRFSMETGQLSRSTKEEDQQTMDNCHDFVDVFETCIVTDEWERELKEKFNQRFERTRLAKQREMRAITERVKETKRLVLELKNVFDVDASSSLFEAPDWHRTDVLEDTFDRDEESNDRAQPDKPDENVGCEGIESNDFYQKALDRMMDGVLEVRLEHNAKRKIPRPDCLRKDPSAYTEEDIRSIESYEEKIRAREIDRAKYKLMLESQVERLREEFSKGVESFDDELNDLAAEKTRVERSILFQKLSKMQEILRRRKIVETKREIRRVIDGELVSATEEARIFAEERDLFEAGVAELRIGYENARKRDKLLEDKFRFEFKELKPSMVEHLFRQYRKRPRALLAGGPCATSPAFLAEFVLCVTERRNSDLLPRECSNYLRAIDELEAMPEGLSCRLESDQWRLLCRLRRLKVEAETRVNSCAIELAEAEQSVAFLRNVCSTSRDKVERCKQKLEQLEKSLSDLTDDREIALLLKMEQLRIRGKDCPRSDWQDAVVISQEELTRVNQAISRAERERSVAQRRLASIEDLVSLEEWHHACAKMKMEELQENAKDLDKVKISRIVRECCQRMEQGSSLKDENARIQSLLRVQQAWHRNVTERKKVRLEKIKKEIRIWQRRNACSEIRINQSSIQRDEFITALRDPLRLNVAAFRTRKIRAIRKRARLARQIRDNFERLSILKNILEISKLRTYPTLKFKL, from the exons ATGTCGTTAGAAACGATTAAGACCTC ATGGATCAAGTTTGGAAATTGTCGGGACTTTGTCCTGATCGGTAAAGACACGATCGCTATTGCCTCCGGCATCTACATCCGTTTTCACGAATTTGGATGCAAAGAAACACGAGTCGAGCGATTCGACGGCGGCGAGAGAGGAGACGGTGCGTGTTGCCTCGCTGGACTTCCG GTGGCACCGATTTTCTCCGTGGTCGAGAGGAAATGCAATCCAAAGATCTCGGTGTTCGCTTATCCCACGATGCGAAGGATTAGTCGGTGCACCGGAAGCGAGGAAGAGATTGGCTACTTGTGCTGCGCGTTTGCTGGTACCGAGTATCTGATTGGTCAAGGGACTTATCCTGATTTCTGCTTGCTACTCTGGAATTGGAGAACGGGTGAACGATTGACAAAAATAAACGGGATGGACGTgacaaaatttgatattaattgcaCAAGAATCAC GTGTTCGACCGACTCCTCCCAGCTGATGACACAATTCGTGACATCCACCGGTATGCTATCGGTGTATCGGGTGTTGGCCTGTTCGAAAACTGTTCGCCTCTTTCCAATCGAAACTTGTTTCGAACGTATCCCAGTCGCTTGTTCCTGGTTTGTGGATGGAAGCTTGCTCTGCTGCGACGAGTATGGCACCGTTTGGTCCAtcgattttgaagaaaaacatCGGATACGAACGGTGGTCCAAGCTTCTCCCTTCGATCATGTTCCTTTAGACAAGAATCCTAACCTAGTTTGTCACGCCGATGGCGTGCTACTCGCATCTACGTCGAATCATCGCATCCAAGCGACG TTTTATAGGAAATGGCGAAAAGATCGGAACGATGAATGGAAAACGGCTTGGAATATTTTGTTGCCTTCGTATCCGAGGCACGCGGAAAGCGATCCATCTCACGATAGGATATTGATCCTCGGGGAAAATGGGGATCTTTATGAATTGCTTGACGCGTTAAGCGATAATCCTCGactcgaatttttaataatacagaaGAATGTAAAATACGTTAATATAGTTTCGTTGCAGAAATCGTATTTGGGAACTTTGGATCAAGATGATCGATTTGCGATTCTCGATGTTAGAACTGGCAATCTTGTCTGTCCACCTACGCTGTTGGCGCATCATGGTAAAG TTGCCGACTTGGCCTCGCACCCTGTTTTACCGATTACGCTAAGCTGCAGTATCACGGGAAATTGTCTTCTCATCGACTCGTCAACTTTAACGCATAATCCAAGAATCACCACTTGCGTTCATCTTCAACGAGAAGCCTTGGATCGCATTAAATTTTCCGAAGAAGGTCGTTTATTTGGCGTTGCCTCGTTTCAAATCGGTCGATTGTTTCTTTTACAAGTGTGCATCGCCTCGAACGAGCCCAAGAAGCGTATGAGAGTGGCATCTTGGTTACAACTCGAACGAAAG ATAATCGATTTTCTGATCTACGAAATGAACGAGGATCGTTCCGCCAAGGTATTGTTTCTCGTTGGAAACGAAAAATCAAGCGATCCTCGCGCTGGAAACGAGATTATCGTGTACTCGTGCCAATTGTTCGATCGAGACCCCTGCGTCGAGACCGCTGATCGTTCCATCAAGCTTCTCACTTCCTTCGAACGCCTTCACCACGGAAGAGAATCGAGCCGCGAGATAATCGGGATCCCGTACCTCACTAAACAATTGCATCGAATCGAACTGAAG gaAAATTTTCAAGCTGCGCTTCTCGTAGAAGCTCTACCGTCGCTTCATCAAACCAAAGGGATCATGGTCTCCTTTCACCGCTCGAAATCTCACGATATTCCAAACCTGATTACCTGCGGCTTCGATGGATTGATTGTGCGCAGGGATTGCGACGAGCTAAGACGAGTATTTAACTTGTTCGCCGCGCATCATCGAGCGGAAGGTGGGTGTCGATTCGCCTCGCTCGTCGACGACTCGACGATCGTCTCGCTTGGAAGGAACGGGGATCTGGTCGCCAACAG GGTGCTTGCACGTGATACGCGAGGTTCGAGGACGACCAGCTGCGAAGGGAGAAAAATCGAACGGGTGGACACGATGGAGGTAGAGGAGGATCAGGAGGCGGAGACGTGGATCGAGGAGGCTATTCGCAAACGGTCGATGAccgaagagagagaaacgacgCGTCTCTCCGTTCTTAAAGATTGGAACGAGTTGAAGACTCGG GTGAAAACGTTGCTCGACGAGAACGAGGAGGCGCCACCGAGCACTCGTCTTCCGATATCCGCGTTCGACGTGGACAAAGAGGGTCGAGAACTCGCGCTAGAAGCGGCCAAGACAAAGGAGAGACAATTGGCGAGAGACGCGGAGGAACGAATCGCGCAATTACAACGCTCGATATGTTACTTGCGCGAACGATTCCTGGATCCGTTAATTGTTCCACCGAGAAGCATTTATTCCTTCTTTGATCAATCGAAGGTCACCAATTATCCTCTTATGCAATCAACGCCTCGAGAGGCGGAATTTCCGTCACAATTTCGATTCTCGATGGAAACCGGGCAACTATCCAg GTCGACGAAAGAGGAGGATCAACAAACGATGGACAATTGTCACGACTTCGTGGACGTTTTCGAAACTTGTATCGTTACGGATGAGTGGGAACGAGAGTTGAAGGAAAAATTCAACCAACGGTTCGAAAGGACACGATTGGCCAAGCAAAGGGAAATGAGAGCGATAACCGAACGCGTGAAAGAAACGAAGCGTCTCGTTCTCGAGTTGAAAAATGTGTTCGACGTGGACGCGAGTTCGAGCCTCTTCGAAGCACCGGATTGGCATCGAACGGATGTATTGGAAGATACTTTCGATCGAGACGAGGAATCGAACGATCGCGCTCAGCCGGATAAACCGGACGAAAATGTTGGCTGCGAGGGGATCGAGTCGAATGACTTTTATCAAAAGGCGCTCGACAGAATGATGGATGGTGTTCTGGAAGTTAG ATTGGAACACAAtgcgaagagaaaaattccaaGACCCGACTGCCTTCGAAAAGATCCTTCCGCTTATACCGAGGAAGatattcgttcgatcgaatcgtACGAGGAGAAGATTCGAGCTCGAGAAATTGATCGAGCAAAGTACAAATTGATGTTAGAGTCTCAAGTCGAAAGGCTCAGAG aagaATTCTCGAAGGGTGTCGAATCATTTGACGACGAGCTGAACGATTTGGCCGCGGAAAAGACACGGGTCGAGCGATCGATACTCTTCCAGAAACTGTCCAAAATGCAAGAAATTCTTCGACGCAGGAAAATcgttgaaacgaaacgagaaattCGACGCGTTATCGATGGAGAATTAGTTTCAGCGACGGAGGAGGCGCGTATTTTTGCAGAGGAGCGGGACTTGTTCGAGGCAGGTGTCGCCGAGTTGAGAATCGGTTACGAAAATGCGCGAAAACGGGACAAATTGCTCGAGgataaatttcgattcgagttCAAAGAATTGAAGCCATCGATGGTGGAACATCTGTTCCGACAATATCGAAAGAGACCGAGGGCTTTGTTGGCTGGCGGGCCATGCGCCACGTCACCCGCGTTCCTCGCCGAATTCGTTCTCTGCGTGACCGAGCGACGAAACTCGGACCTCTTACCCCGAGAATGCTCCAACTACTTGAGAGCGATCGACGAATTGGAGGCAATGCCGGAAGGGTTGTCGTGTCGACTCGAATCTGATCAGTGGCGGCTGCTTTGTCGTCTGAGGAGATTAAAGGTGGAAGCGGAGACAAGG gtgAACAGTTGCGCGATCGAACTGGCAGAAGCGGAACAGAGTGTGGCGTTTCTGCGAAACGTGTGCTCCACGAGTCGAGACAAAGTCGAACGATGCAAACAGAAACTGGAACAGTTGGAAAAGTCTCTGTCCGATCTGACCGATGATCGAGAAATCGCATTGCTTTTGAAAATGGAACAACTTCGAATTAGAGGTAAGGATTGCCCGAGGTCCGATTGGCAGGATGCGGTTGTAATATCGCAGGAGGAACTGACTCGAGTAAATCAAGCGATCTCGAGGGCCGAACGAGAAAGATCGGTCGCTCAACGACGACTCGCGAGTATAGAGGACCTCGTTTCGCTCGAGGAATGGCATCACGCTTgcgcgaaaatgaaaatggagGAATTGCAGGAGAACGCAAAAGATCTCGATAAAGTTAAA ATAAGCAGAATTGTACGCGAATGTTGCCAGCGTATGGAACAGGGATCGTCGTTGAAAGATGAGAACGCTCGAATTCAAAGTCTTCTGCGTGTTCAACAGGCG TGGCATCGGAACGTGACAGAACGAAAAAAGGTCAGGTTGGAAAAGATTAAGAAGGAGATACGGATTTGGCAACGAAGAAACGCTTGTTCCGAGATAAGGATTAACCAATCGTCGATTCAAAGAGACGAATTTATTACCGCGTTACGAGATCCGCTGCGATTAAATGTCGCCGCTTTTAGAACACGTAAAATCCGAGCGATAAGAAAAAGGGCGCGTCTCGCGCGTCAGATTCGAGACAATTTTGAACGATTatctattcttaaaaatatcttggaGATCTCCAAGTTGCGAACTTATCCAACTTTAAAGTTTAAACTTTAA
- the LOC108000518 gene encoding cilia- and flagella-associated protein 43-like isoform X5, which produces MACYSHLRRIIASKRRYNTFYRKWRKDRNDEWKTAWNILLPSYPRHAESDPSHDRILILGENGDLYELLDALSDNPRLEFLIIQKNVKYVNIVSLQKSYLGTLDQDDRFAILDVRTGNLVCPPTLLAHHGKVADLASHPVLPITLSCSITGNCLLIDSSTLTHNPRITTCVHLQREALDRIKFSEEGRLFGVASFQIGRLFLLQVCIASNEPKKRMRVASWLQLERKIIDFLIYEMNEDRSAKVLFLVGNEKSSDPRAGNEIIVYSCQLFDRDPCVETADRSIKLLTSFERLHHGRESSREIIGIPYLTKQLHRIELKENFQAALLVEALPSLHQTKGIMVSFHRSKSHDIPNLITCGFDGLIVRRDCDELRRVFNLFAAHHRAEGGCRFASLVDDSTIVSLGRNGDLVANRVLARDTRGSRTTSCEGRKIERVDTMEVEEDQEAETWIEEAIRKRSMTEERETTRLSVLKDWNELKTRVKTLLDENEEAPPSTRLPISAFDVDKEGRELALEAAKTKERQLARDAEERIAQLQRSICYLRERFLDPLIVPPRSIYSFFDQSKVTNYPLMQSTPREAEFPSQFRFSMETGQLSRSTKEEDQQTMDNCHDFVDVFETCIVTDEWERELKEKFNQRFERTRLAKQREMRAITERVKETKRLVLELKNVFDVDASSSLFEAPDWHRTDVLEDTFDRDEESNDRAQPDKPDENVGCEGIESNDFYQKALDRMMDGVLEVRLEHNAKRKIPRPDCLRKDPSAYTEEDIRSIESYEEKIRAREIDRAKYKLMLESQVERLREEFSKGVESFDDELNDLAAEKTRVERSILFQKLSKMQEILRRRKIVETKREIRRVIDGELVSATEEARIFAEERDLFEAGVAELRIGYENARKRDKLLEDKFRFEFKELKPSMVEHLFRQYRKRPRALLAGGPCATSPAFLAEFVLCVTERRNSDLLPRECSNYLRAIDELEAMPEGLSCRLESDQWRLLCRLRRLKVEAETRVNSCAIELAEAEQSVAFLRNVCSTSRDKVERCKQKLEQLEKSLSDLTDDREIALLLKMEQLRIRGKDCPRSDWQDAVVISQEELTRVNQAISRAERERSVAQRRLASIEDLVSLEEWHHACAKMKMEELQENAKDLDKVKISRIVRECCQRMEQGSSLKDENARIQSLLRVQQAWHRNVTERKKVRLEKIKKEIRIWQRRNACSEIRINQSSIQRDEFITALRDPLRLNVAAFRTRKIRAIRKRARLARQIRDNFERLSILKNILEISKLRTYPTLKFKL; this is translated from the exons ATGGCGTGCTACTCGCATCTACGTCGAATCATCGCATCCAAGCGACGGTATAACACG TTTTATAGGAAATGGCGAAAAGATCGGAACGATGAATGGAAAACGGCTTGGAATATTTTGTTGCCTTCGTATCCGAGGCACGCGGAAAGCGATCCATCTCACGATAGGATATTGATCCTCGGGGAAAATGGGGATCTTTATGAATTGCTTGACGCGTTAAGCGATAATCCTCGactcgaatttttaataatacagaaGAATGTAAAATACGTTAATATAGTTTCGTTGCAGAAATCGTATTTGGGAACTTTGGATCAAGATGATCGATTTGCGATTCTCGATGTTAGAACTGGCAATCTTGTCTGTCCACCTACGCTGTTGGCGCATCATGGTAAAG TTGCCGACTTGGCCTCGCACCCTGTTTTACCGATTACGCTAAGCTGCAGTATCACGGGAAATTGTCTTCTCATCGACTCGTCAACTTTAACGCATAATCCAAGAATCACCACTTGCGTTCATCTTCAACGAGAAGCCTTGGATCGCATTAAATTTTCCGAAGAAGGTCGTTTATTTGGCGTTGCCTCGTTTCAAATCGGTCGATTGTTTCTTTTACAAGTGTGCATCGCCTCGAACGAGCCCAAGAAGCGTATGAGAGTGGCATCTTGGTTACAACTCGAACGAAAG ATAATCGATTTTCTGATCTACGAAATGAACGAGGATCGTTCCGCCAAGGTATTGTTTCTCGTTGGAAACGAAAAATCAAGCGATCCTCGCGCTGGAAACGAGATTATCGTGTACTCGTGCCAATTGTTCGATCGAGACCCCTGCGTCGAGACCGCTGATCGTTCCATCAAGCTTCTCACTTCCTTCGAACGCCTTCACCACGGAAGAGAATCGAGCCGCGAGATAATCGGGATCCCGTACCTCACTAAACAATTGCATCGAATCGAACTGAAG gaAAATTTTCAAGCTGCGCTTCTCGTAGAAGCTCTACCGTCGCTTCATCAAACCAAAGGGATCATGGTCTCCTTTCACCGCTCGAAATCTCACGATATTCCAAACCTGATTACCTGCGGCTTCGATGGATTGATTGTGCGCAGGGATTGCGACGAGCTAAGACGAGTATTTAACTTGTTCGCCGCGCATCATCGAGCGGAAGGTGGGTGTCGATTCGCCTCGCTCGTCGACGACTCGACGATCGTCTCGCTTGGAAGGAACGGGGATCTGGTCGCCAACAG GGTGCTTGCACGTGATACGCGAGGTTCGAGGACGACCAGCTGCGAAGGGAGAAAAATCGAACGGGTGGACACGATGGAGGTAGAGGAGGATCAGGAGGCGGAGACGTGGATCGAGGAGGCTATTCGCAAACGGTCGATGAccgaagagagagaaacgacgCGTCTCTCCGTTCTTAAAGATTGGAACGAGTTGAAGACTCGG GTGAAAACGTTGCTCGACGAGAACGAGGAGGCGCCACCGAGCACTCGTCTTCCGATATCCGCGTTCGACGTGGACAAAGAGGGTCGAGAACTCGCGCTAGAAGCGGCCAAGACAAAGGAGAGACAATTGGCGAGAGACGCGGAGGAACGAATCGCGCAATTACAACGCTCGATATGTTACTTGCGCGAACGATTCCTGGATCCGTTAATTGTTCCACCGAGAAGCATTTATTCCTTCTTTGATCAATCGAAGGTCACCAATTATCCTCTTATGCAATCAACGCCTCGAGAGGCGGAATTTCCGTCACAATTTCGATTCTCGATGGAAACCGGGCAACTATCCAg GTCGACGAAAGAGGAGGATCAACAAACGATGGACAATTGTCACGACTTCGTGGACGTTTTCGAAACTTGTATCGTTACGGATGAGTGGGAACGAGAGTTGAAGGAAAAATTCAACCAACGGTTCGAAAGGACACGATTGGCCAAGCAAAGGGAAATGAGAGCGATAACCGAACGCGTGAAAGAAACGAAGCGTCTCGTTCTCGAGTTGAAAAATGTGTTCGACGTGGACGCGAGTTCGAGCCTCTTCGAAGCACCGGATTGGCATCGAACGGATGTATTGGAAGATACTTTCGATCGAGACGAGGAATCGAACGATCGCGCTCAGCCGGATAAACCGGACGAAAATGTTGGCTGCGAGGGGATCGAGTCGAATGACTTTTATCAAAAGGCGCTCGACAGAATGATGGATGGTGTTCTGGAAGTTAG ATTGGAACACAAtgcgaagagaaaaattccaaGACCCGACTGCCTTCGAAAAGATCCTTCCGCTTATACCGAGGAAGatattcgttcgatcgaatcgtACGAGGAGAAGATTCGAGCTCGAGAAATTGATCGAGCAAAGTACAAATTGATGTTAGAGTCTCAAGTCGAAAGGCTCAGAG aagaATTCTCGAAGGGTGTCGAATCATTTGACGACGAGCTGAACGATTTGGCCGCGGAAAAGACACGGGTCGAGCGATCGATACTCTTCCAGAAACTGTCCAAAATGCAAGAAATTCTTCGACGCAGGAAAATcgttgaaacgaaacgagaaattCGACGCGTTATCGATGGAGAATTAGTTTCAGCGACGGAGGAGGCGCGTATTTTTGCAGAGGAGCGGGACTTGTTCGAGGCAGGTGTCGCCGAGTTGAGAATCGGTTACGAAAATGCGCGAAAACGGGACAAATTGCTCGAGgataaatttcgattcgagttCAAAGAATTGAAGCCATCGATGGTGGAACATCTGTTCCGACAATATCGAAAGAGACCGAGGGCTTTGTTGGCTGGCGGGCCATGCGCCACGTCACCCGCGTTCCTCGCCGAATTCGTTCTCTGCGTGACCGAGCGACGAAACTCGGACCTCTTACCCCGAGAATGCTCCAACTACTTGAGAGCGATCGACGAATTGGAGGCAATGCCGGAAGGGTTGTCGTGTCGACTCGAATCTGATCAGTGGCGGCTGCTTTGTCGTCTGAGGAGATTAAAGGTGGAAGCGGAGACAAGG gtgAACAGTTGCGCGATCGAACTGGCAGAAGCGGAACAGAGTGTGGCGTTTCTGCGAAACGTGTGCTCCACGAGTCGAGACAAAGTCGAACGATGCAAACAGAAACTGGAACAGTTGGAAAAGTCTCTGTCCGATCTGACCGATGATCGAGAAATCGCATTGCTTTTGAAAATGGAACAACTTCGAATTAGAGGTAAGGATTGCCCGAGGTCCGATTGGCAGGATGCGGTTGTAATATCGCAGGAGGAACTGACTCGAGTAAATCAAGCGATCTCGAGGGCCGAACGAGAAAGATCGGTCGCTCAACGACGACTCGCGAGTATAGAGGACCTCGTTTCGCTCGAGGAATGGCATCACGCTTgcgcgaaaatgaaaatggagGAATTGCAGGAGAACGCAAAAGATCTCGATAAAGTTAAA ATAAGCAGAATTGTACGCGAATGTTGCCAGCGTATGGAACAGGGATCGTCGTTGAAAGATGAGAACGCTCGAATTCAAAGTCTTCTGCGTGTTCAACAGGCG TGGCATCGGAACGTGACAGAACGAAAAAAGGTCAGGTTGGAAAAGATTAAGAAGGAGATACGGATTTGGCAACGAAGAAACGCTTGTTCCGAGATAAGGATTAACCAATCGTCGATTCAAAGAGACGAATTTATTACCGCGTTACGAGATCCGCTGCGATTAAATGTCGCCGCTTTTAGAACACGTAAAATCCGAGCGATAAGAAAAAGGGCGCGTCTCGCGCGTCAGATTCGAGACAATTTTGAACGATTatctattcttaaaaatatcttggaGATCTCCAAGTTGCGAACTTATCCAACTTTAAAGTTTAAACTTTAA